From the genome of Pectobacterium atrosepticum:
TCCCAATACAAAGCTTATTCTCATCAAAAATGGGGATTTTTTCACTGACGAAGGGGGTCAGCGTTTTCTTTCCATACCAATAGTGTGTTTCGATCACGGTTACGCGCTGTTCACTATTTTCTGTCATCCTGTCATGTTCTTTTAAATCGTCGGAAAGCTCCGCCCAACTGGCAGGAAATTCATCATCAAGTCGTCCTTCAATATCAAAACCCATCGGTGTGTTGGTATAAAGGTAAGCGGCTTTATTCATGTAAACATGGCGTGATGATAAATCTTTAATACCCCATGGTTCATTTAAACACTCCATCATAATAATCAGATTGCGAATATAATCAGTCATGTTTGTTTTTGATGATGGCATCCTGCCCTCCTTAATAGGTCGGGATTAATTCAACGAATTAATTTAGCTAAATAATGTCGAGTATGCTTGTGTGCATACCCCGGCAGGTTCCCATACTCGGTGTATCCCAGTTTTTCGTAGAACCCCTTAGCCTGGAATCCGAATGTATCAACGTAAGCCTGATGGCACCCACGTTTTAATGCTTCATTTTCAGCTTTTTGCATAAGTTTACGGCCAAGACCACTTTTACGATACGCCTCACTGACCCAAAGATATTGAACTTCCAATGCTCCCCACCAGGTTCTGGAAATTAACCCTGCGATAATGTTATTTTCATCATCTTTGAAATTTAAGAAGAGCGGGGAAATATCAACAGACTCGTACTGCTCATTGTGTTTCCAAAGGCTTTCTATTACAAATTCTTCTTCATCTGGCTCTGGTGTGTCAGTAACATTCAAATTCATTACAATAAACCTCATTATTAGCACGCTAAACTATACTTCCAATATGAATATTTCTTTACCATGTTAAAAATATTTAGGCAAGGGTGAATTTCACTCGTTCTTACGTCGCTATATTGCTCTATGATAAGAAACATAATCTGATATTTATTGATTATATGTTGATAAAAAAAGAAATTAAGTCCGTATTTGCCTCGCCAGGGAAAATACCAGACTATTTATAATAAAAATGTATGTTGTGTCGAAAAATATGTTTTTTATGAGTGAGTTACTCTTCGATTCTTCCCCTTGACTGGCTTATCACACAGCTCGGTTTGTGCCAGC
Proteins encoded in this window:
- a CDS encoding helix-turn-helix transcriptional regulator, giving the protein MPSSKTNMTDYIRNLIIMMECLNEPWGIKDLSSRHVYMNKAAYLYTNTPMGFDIEGRLDDEFPASWAELSDDLKEHDRMTENSEQRVTVIETHYWYGKKTLTPFVSEKIPIFDENKLCIGTMWNARPLDTRSPLIYIDQKKPTTLQTELTTSIFTQSELDIIFLILQRFSNKEIARKMNVSPKTIENRIYNMYQKAEAHSLPQFEEFCRHLGIDGYIPNSLIEKGIQFI
- a CDS encoding N-acetyltransferase, whose amino-acid sequence is MNLNVTDTPEPDEEEFVIESLWKHNEQYESVDISPLFLNFKDDENNIIAGLISRTWWGALEVQYLWVSEAYRKSGLGRKLMQKAENEALKRGCHQAYVDTFGFQAKGFYEKLGYTEYGNLPGYAHKHTRHYLAKLIR